The sequence below is a genomic window from Maridesulfovibrio bastinii DSM 16055.
CGGATGGTTATATCTTTTGGCTCGCTCAAGCTCAGCCTGAGATTTTTCCATAAAGACCCTTCTGTTAACCAGACCGGTAAGACTGTCAGTCGTGGCAAGACGGATCAGCTTCTCTTCGGCTTCTTTTCTGTCGGTAACGTCTCTTATGGACCAGACAATCCACCACTGACCTTCACGTCTAAGCGGAGAAACCGCTATGGAACCGTTGAAAACAGTGCCGTCACTTCTGGTACAGACAACATCCAGAACGCCCGTAGTACAGGTCAGTGAAGCCGGATTATCAGAATAATCTGCGGTGAGCAGGTTAATATCATCTTCCACATTATCATTAAGACGGACATACTCACGAAGTTTAAGCCCCATGAAATCTGATTCAGAAAAATTGAACAACTTCACAGCCGCAGAATTGAAATGCTGAACAGCTCCGGTTTCGTCCATAAGCACAAGGCCGTCACGGATAGAATTACTTACACTTGAGAGCAACTCTTCGCTCTCCCTGAGTTTGTTCTCCCATTCCTTTCTATTGGTAACATCGACTGTATTCCCGCGAAAACCAGTGACTTCCCCTGAAGAATCATACATAGGCACACCGCTGAAGCTCACCCAGACAATATCACCGTTTTTAGAGCGGAATTTATATTCGAGGTTGTTAAAATCAGTTCTACTCTCAGCAGCCTGAAGGAAATCCCGGCGTATATTCCATGAGTCCTCTTCAACGGCGAGTTCAAAGGGAGATTCACCTATAAGTTCATCAGCCAAATAACCTATAATCTCTTCCGGGCTCCCGGTAACAAAGCTGAAAGTTCCGTCCAGACCGGTCTCCCATGTAAAACCGCCTGAGGCATTGGTTACATCCTTAAAGCGCTGTTCACTTTCCTTCAAAGAATCCGAAGCCTCATGCAAGGCAATAAATGCCGCAGATCTCTTCCATACAGAAAGGCCACTCCAGAAAACCACAACAACGATTACTGCCCCAAAAAGTTTCCACCAGTAAAATAAATTTTTTTCAGGAGGAACCCTTGAAATTATAAACCAGTCCCCTATTCCTTCGACATGTCGATGCGCATGCCTTTCCTGAATTCTTTCATGTATTGAATACCTGTCATAGGAAAAAACACCATTCGAAGAAAAGATGCTTCCTCTGTTCCCGTTTATTATGGTTTTCCACTCATCAGGGTAATATGTCTGAAAAAAGCCTTTTTTGTCTCCATCACTGTAAAACCATTTGTTTTCTGAATAAGGACAGTTGATCCATCCGCCAAGTTCATTCACCAGCCAGACTTGGCCGTTGTCACTCTGGCGTTCCTTTTTTAAAATATTAAAAATCTTATCAGCGCTGAAATTGGAAACAACAACACCGATAATTTTTCCGGAATCATTTCGAACAGCAACGGAAGCCCTTAGCACTATGTTAAGAGGCTTTTCAATTTTACCATTCTCCATGTTCAGGTCAAAACGTGAGAGGTGAATTATACCGGGAGAGTTTAGTGCCTTTAAAAAATACGGTCTTTTACTTTTTGAATGCAACTTATCCTTCGGGACAAGCCTTGCCTTAAAATTATTAACAGTAACTCTTACTTTCTCGAAGCCTTCGGATGACAATAATCTTATCTGGGCATAACCATCTTGAGATCTGGCAAAATTTAAAAATATTTTTCCAAGTTCGTTATAAGCTTCATCCGGATTGTTCTTTCCCGCAAGTAATGACTTGGCTGTATGTTTGAAAAATACCAGATCATCCATTTTTACATCCAGCCATTCATGAAAAGAGGCAATATTAACATCTATATTTTTCAAACCGTTCATTCTCATAAGCTCGTGAGAATGACGATACTGCATATCCATAGACCAGGCAGAAATCCCTAGAATAATTATAGCAAAAGGCAGGAAGCGAACTATGAATATTTTAAATATTTTCACTAAAAATCCTCAATGAACATGTAAGAATGAAAAACAAATTGTTGATCAGTTTCGCCATAAATCAGGGAAAAAACAATTAAATTAATTTCTTAAAATTTAATATGAGCGCTAAATTCAAATTAACTGCTTGTGTTCACTAAAATATTTCACAAAAGGTTAAATTAAATATAACATAATAGGTCTACAAAGTTGAGCAAAAAGTAAAGTCCGCAGCAGACTTGCCATCTGCTACGGACCCTACAACTACTGCTTTTGAAATTCAGTGATTTTTACCAAATGGTCTAATATTTACATCCCGAATAAAATCTTTCGCGCAGTCGCTGGGCTGTTCTAAGAGAAATTCCAAACCGCTCGGCAACCTGCGCCGGACTGG
It includes:
- a CDS encoding sensor domain-containing diguanylate cyclase, producing MKIFKIFIVRFLPFAIIILGISAWSMDMQYRHSHELMRMNGLKNIDVNIASFHEWLDVKMDDLVFFKHTAKSLLAGKNNPDEAYNELGKIFLNFARSQDGYAQIRLLSSEGFEKVRVTVNNFKARLVPKDKLHSKSKRPYFLKALNSPGIIHLSRFDLNMENGKIEKPLNIVLRASVAVRNDSGKIIGVVVSNFSADKIFNILKKERQSDNGQVWLVNELGGWINCPYSENKWFYSDGDKKGFFQTYYPDEWKTIINGNRGSIFSSNGVFSYDRYSIHERIQERHAHRHVEGIGDWFIISRVPPEKNLFYWWKLFGAVIVVVVFWSGLSVWKRSAAFIALHEASDSLKESEQRFKDVTNASGGFTWETGLDGTFSFVTGSPEEIIGYLADELIGESPFELAVEEDSWNIRRDFLQAAESRTDFNNLEYKFRSKNGDIVWVSFSGVPMYDSSGEVTGFRGNTVDVTNRKEWENKLRESEELLSSVSNSIRDGLVLMDETGAVQHFNSAAVKLFNFSESDFMGLKLREYVRLNDNVEDDINLLTADYSDNPASLTCTTGVLDVVCTRSDGTVFNGSIAVSPLRREGQWWIVWSIRDVTDRKEAEEKLIRLATTDSLTGLVNRRVFMEKSQAELERAKRYNHPLSMMMLDIDHFKRVNDTYGHDAGDDVLQGLANVVLGVLRQVDCFARIGGEEFAVLLPDTDQDGAVNVAERVREAVEKTSIVSRSGELFITISIGVSTLSGNIDDLERMLKTADVALYASKRNGRNMVSISSSTDDSVD